A region from the Cydia amplana chromosome 7, ilCydAmpl1.1, whole genome shotgun sequence genome encodes:
- the LOC134649776 gene encoding pyruvate kinase-like, translating to MIHTTQMGQMSTELNNIDFSTLTHKDILGDKLFKRRRSVIMATLANKVVTAVDVQKLMEAGLNVARFRMSHQSTKDNIKLLGKIKTATANCCQKYGVLNWPLATCVDLKNRTVKTGILEQDVPYIILQKDKEVQLTSDVSYINKCNTSNIFVDNPNLASEVEVGMEIAIDGDEIGLVCTEIVNTNSIKTVVVKSGKLKDISGVCFRCLKTTRPFVTKRDSAVIKFAVENQVDAIILNHVEDEEGIKTVKKCISKKIRRPIILCSISTERAIDNLDEILKESDGIIFLREFLPYEISTAYQYRLNNIQKWVTAKCQQAGKPIFFSGGVLLNAVRDGVTESNEIADVTNAILDGVSGFILKDCDNVDNTINGVKLLDDICRTVEPYTCTKNSFWRLINQYLMPVNAAEASVMSCVALANQSNAQVIILPTVTGRTAKALCQIRPCCLVLAVCTNVRVTRMLQLYKCMVPLLYSGEPSKRFYLTQTARINFALEYAVKLDWLHYGDTYAVLKRASDGSSYCDMVSILTVGISNKPMVECEDDEEIKEVKDVSDQKLLDNEYNDK from the exons ATGATCCATACAACACAAATGGGTCAAATGAGTACAGAACTGAATAATATCGATTTTAGTACATTGACTCATAAGGATATTCTCGGCGACAAATTATTCAAACGAAGACGTAGTGTCATTATGGCTACTTTAG CAAACAAGGTCGTGACTGCCGTTGACGTCCAGAAGCTCATGGAGGCCGGCTTGAATGTAGCTCGATTCAGGATGTCCCACCAGTCCACCAAGGATAACATTAAACTTCTAGGAAAAATTAAAACCGCCACCGCCAACTGCTGTCAGAAATATGGCGTGCTGAACTGGCCTCTTGCGACTTGTGTTGACCTGAAGAACCGCACTGTTAAGACAGGCATTCTTGAACAG GACGTGCCGTACATTATACTACAAAAAGACAAGGAAGTCCAGCTCACTAGCGATGTATCATACATCAACAAATGCAACACAAGTAACATTTTTGTTGATAATCCTAACCTTGCGAGTGAAGTGGAAgttggtatggagatagctATAGACGGGGATGAAATCGGTCTAGTCTGTACTGAGATTGTGAATACTAACAGCATTAAAACAGTAGTtgtaaaaagcggcaaattgaAAGACATAAGCGGTGTTTGTTTTCGATGTTTGAAAACTACGAGACCTTTCGTTACGAAGAGAGACTCCGCTGTGATCAAATTTGCCGTGGAAAATCAG GTGGACGCAATTATTCTTAACCATGTAGAGGACGAAGAGGGAATTAAAACGGTAAAGAAATGTATCAGCAAGAAGATTCGGCGGCCCATCATTCTGTGCAGCATTAGCACAGAGAGGGCTATTGATAACCTTGATGAAATAttgaaa GAATCTGATGGAAtcatatttttaagagaattccTCCCGTACGAAATAAGCACTGCATATCAATATAGATTGAACAATATACAGAAGTGGGTTACAGCAAAATGTCAACAG GCCGGCAAGCCAATATTTTTTTCAGGCGGCGTATTGCTAAACGCCGTTCGCGACGGTGTGACCGAATCCAACGAGATCGCGGACGTCACCAACGCCATCCTGGACGGTGTGTCAGGGTTCATCCTTAAG GACTGCGACAACgttgacaatacaataaatggAGTGAAGCTGCTAGACGACATTTGCCGCACTGTGGAGCCGTATACTTGCACCAAAAATAGCTTTTGGAGACTTATTAACCag TACTTGATGCCGGTAAACGCAGCAGAGGCAAGCGTGATGTCATGCGTAGCTTTAGCAAACCAGTCCAACGCTCAGGTCATCATTCTGCCGACGGTGACAGGGCGCACAGCCAAGGCTCTATGTCAG ATAAGACCATGCTGTCTGGTGCTGGCAGTATGCACTAACGTGAGGGTCACCAGGATGCTTCAGCTATACAAGTGCATGGTGCCACTGTTATACTCAG GAGAACCTTCAAAGAGATTTTACCTCACGCAAACAGCACGTATAAACTTCGCCTTGGAGTACGCAGTGAAGTTGGACTGGCTGCACTACGGGGACACGTATGCTGTCCTTAAGCGCGCCTCCGACGGCAGTTCCTACTGTGACATGGTCAGCATACTGACAGTGGGCATTTCGAACAAACCTATGGTTGA ATGCGAAGACGATGAAGAAATTAAAGAAGTTAAGGACGTCAGCGATCAAAAGCTACTTGATAATGAATataatgataaatga
- the LOC134649872 gene encoding juvenile hormone acid O-methyltransferase-like — translation MHDLKAYQKLHQMPIRDVKFALQEIPFKWKETHARIMDIGCGDGSVTLDVWKKYIPENFMTIVGSDKSQYCVDFAEEHYASKRVQFIKLDIEEKIPEELVESFDHVVSSYTFHWVNMQEAAFLNVYNLLAVGGNCLLIFLGYFKPYENYRKLSRTSKWSADLENVATKFMSPYHDSQEPENEIIRMMQRVGFRDIDVTSHHKTFNYVRGVDDFKLLMKCLNPFDSLKDRWEEFMDDYIKLDPEAGTSVYQLLIVYGAK, via the exons ATGCATGACTTAAAAGCATATCAAAAACTCCACCAAATGCCAATTAGAGATGTAAAGTTCGCGCTACAAGAAATTCCATTTAAATGGAAAGAAACTCACGCACGAATTATGGACATAGGATGTGGCGATGGAAGTGTTACTCTGGACGTTTGGAAAAAGTATATACCGGAAAACTTCATGACTATAGTTGGGAGTGACAAGAGTCAATACTGTGTAGATTTTGCAGAAGAGCATTATGCGAGTAAACGCGTTCAGTTCATCAAACTAGACATTGAAGAAAAGATACCTGAAGAACTTGTTGAAAGTTTTGACCACGTGGTCTCGTCTTACACATTTCATTGGGTGAATATGCAAGA GGCTGCATTTTTAAACGTGTACAACCTTTTGGCGGTAGGCGGTAACTGTCTGTTAATTTTCCTTGGATATTTTAAGCCATATGAAAATTACCGCAAGCTTTCCCGCACATCAAAATGGAGCGCGGATCTTGAAAATGTTGCTACTAAGTTTATGTCGCCGTACCATGACTCACAG gaACCAGAAAACGAAATAATTAGAATGATGCAACGTGTTGGTTTCCGAGACATTGATGTAACATCGCACCACAAAACCTTTAATTATGTTCGTGGTGTTGATGACTTTAAAC TGCTCATGAAATGCCTGAACCCCTTCGACAGCTTGAAGGACAGATGGGAAGAGTTCATGGATGACTACATCAAGTTAGACCCGGAGGCCGGAACCAGCGTCTATCAGTTATTGATTGTTTATGGTGCCAAGTAA
- the LOC134649699 gene encoding juvenile hormone acid O-methyltransferase-like — protein sequence MQDPKAYQHVNNMQSRDLEVILKENSFEWKQKDARIMDVGCGDGSATMGIWKKHISESFMIIVGSDKSQACVNFAKKNYEGEKVKFITLDIEGQIPDDLKGCFDHVVSNYVFHWVQRQEKGFSNIYDMLAKEGKCLLIFLGNCNCYENYRTLSRTTKWNSYLKDVKTKLLSPYHDSQASDPQIEIRSLMRKIGFRDINIQVQNLSFDFERGIDEFRDLMKCLNPFDGLEEKWEDFMDEYVQLDPNAGTIIYQLLVVSGTK from the exons ATGCAGGATCCAAAAGCATATCAACACGTCAACAATATGCAAAGCAGAGATCTTGAAGTCATATTAAAAGAAAATTCATTCGAATGGAAACAGAAAGACGCTAGAATCATGGACGTCGGTTGCGGCGATGGAAGCGCCACTATGGGTATATGGAAAAAGCATATTTCGGAGAGTTTTATGATCATAGTGGGAAGTGACAAAAGTCAGGCATGTGTAAACTTTGCAAAGAAGAACTACGAGGGTGAAAAAGTCAAATTTATTACGCTTGATATAGAAGGGCAGATACCCGATGATCTGAAAGGATGCTTTGACCACGTGGTCTCAAACTACGTGTTTCATTGGGTACAACGGCAAGA AAAAGGCTTCTCAAATATATACGACATGCTGGCAAAAGAAGGCAAATGCCTGCTAATATTCCTCGGCAATTGCAACTGTTACGAAAATTATCGCACACTTTCGCGCACTACAAAATGGAATTCCTATCTTAAAGATGTCAAGACCAAGCTATTGTCTCCATATCATGATTCTCAGGCAAGT GATCCACAAATCGAAATTAGAAGTTTGATGAGGAAAATTGGTTTCCGAGATATTAATATACAAGTGCAAAATCTTTCGTTTGATTTTGAACGCGGTATAGACGAATTCAGAG ACTTAATGAAATGCCTGAATCCCTTCGATGGTCTGGAAGAGAAATGGGAAGATTTCATGGACGAATATGTTCAACTGGACCCAAATGCGGGTACGATCATATATCAGCTGTTGGTTGTTTCTGGTACAAAATGA
- the LOC134649700 gene encoding juvenile hormone acid O-methyltransferase-like codes for MQDPKAYQHVNNTQSRDLEVVLKEHPFEWKQKDARIMDVGCGDGSATMGIWKKHIPESFMTIVGSDKSQACVNFAKKNYESEKVKFITLDIEEQIPDDLKGCFNHVVSNYVFHWVQRQEKAFSNIYDMLAKDGNCLLIFLGNCNCYENYRTLSRTTKWHSYLKDVKTKFISPYHDSQASTSNIQFPNHAHDPQTEIRSLMRKIGFRDINIQVKNLSFDFERGIDEFRDLMKCLNPFDGLEEKWEDFMDEYVQLDPNAGTIIYQLLVVSGTK; via the exons ATGCAGGATCCAAAAGCATATCAACACGTCAACAATACGCAAAGCAGAGATCTAGAAGTCGTATTAAAAGAACATCCATTCGAATGGAAACAGAAAGACGCTAGAATCATGGACGTCGGTTGCGGCGATGGAAGCGCCACTATGGGTATATGGAAAAAACATATTCCGGAGAGTTTTATGACCATAGTCGGAAGTGACAAAAGTCAGGCATGTGTAAACTTTGCGAAAAAAAACTACGAGAGTGaaaaagttaaatttattaCGCTTGATATAGAAGAGCAGATACCCGATGATCTGAAAGGATGCTTTAACCACGTGGTCTCAAACTACGTGTTTCATTGGGTACAACGGCAAGA AAAAGCCTTCTCAAATATATACGACATGCTCGCAAAAGACGGCAATTGCCTGTTAATATTCCTCGGCAATTGCAACTGTTATGAAAATTATCGCACACTTTCGCGCACTACAAAATGGCATTCCTATCTTAAAGATGTCAAGACCAAGTTCATATCTCCATATCATGATTCTCAGGCAAGTACCAGCAACATACAGTTCCCAAATCACGCTCAC GATCCACAAACCGAAATTAGAAGTTTGATGAGGAAAATTGGTTTCCGAGATATTAATATACAAGTGAAAAATCTTTCGTTTGATTTTGAACGCGGTATAGACGAATTCAGAG ACTTGATGAAATGCCTAAATCCCTTCGATGGACTGGAGGAGAAATGGGAAGATTTCATGGACGAATATGTTCAACTGGACCCAAATGCGGGTACGATCATATATCAGCTGTTGGTTGTTTCTGGGacaaaataa